One genomic segment of Pseudomonas sp. p1(2021b) includes these proteins:
- a CDS encoding MarR family transcriptional regulator — protein sequence MPLTDNQHRFGMQLAQMSRGWRAELDRRLAGLNLSQARWLVLLHLARFDDAPTQRELAQSVGVEGPTLARLLDSLESQGLVRRQAVMEDRRAKKIVLCPPAKPLIDQIETIANALRQELFTGVDEADLEVCMRVHAKILANLEKS from the coding sequence ATGCCCTTGACCGACAACCAACACCGCTTCGGCATGCAGCTGGCCCAGATGTCCCGTGGCTGGCGCGCCGAACTGGACCGCCGCCTGGCCGGCCTCAACCTGTCCCAGGCCCGCTGGCTGGTGCTGCTGCACCTGGCCCGATTCGACGACGCGCCTACCCAGCGTGAACTGGCGCAAAGCGTGGGCGTCGAAGGGCCGACCCTGGCGCGCCTGCTCGACAGCCTGGAAAGCCAGGGCCTGGTGCGGCGCCAGGCGGTGATGGAAGATCGTCGGGCCAAGAAGATCGTGTTGTGCCCACCGGCCAAGCCCTTGATCGACCAGATCGAGACCATCGCCAATGCCTTGCGTCAGGAGCTGTTCACCGGTGTCGATGAGGCTGACCTGGAAGTCTGCATGCGAGTGCATGCGAAGATTCTGGCCAACCTCGAGAAGTCCTGA
- a CDS encoding NAD(P)H nitroreductase: MEALDALLNRVSVPRLTDPAPNAAQREALFQAALRAPDHGQLRPWRFLTIEGQGREKLGELFAEALRQKGDASQAALDKARAMPMRAPLLIVVVARLQDHFKIPKSEQRLAAGCAAHGILIAAHAQGIGAVWRTGDMAFDAHVHQGLGLAENEELIGYLYVGTPATEPRTAPVLETADFVSAWGE, from the coding sequence ATGGAGGCTCTCGACGCATTGCTCAACCGTGTTTCCGTGCCACGCCTGACCGACCCGGCGCCCAATGCCGCCCAGCGCGAAGCGCTGTTCCAGGCCGCACTGCGCGCCCCTGACCACGGCCAGCTGCGCCCATGGCGCTTCCTGACCATCGAAGGCCAGGGCCGCGAGAAACTCGGTGAGCTGTTCGCCGAAGCGCTGCGCCAGAAGGGCGATGCCAGTCAGGCGGCCCTGGACAAGGCCCGGGCCATGCCGATGCGGGCCCCGCTGCTGATCGTGGTGGTGGCCCGGCTACAGGACCACTTCAAGATTCCCAAGTCCGAGCAGCGCCTGGCGGCGGGCTGTGCGGCCCATGGCATCCTGATCGCGGCCCATGCCCAAGGCATCGGGGCGGTATGGCGCACCGGCGACATGGCGTTCGATGCCCATGTGCACCAAGGGCTGGGGCTTGCCGAAAACGAAGAACTGATCGGCTACCTGTATGTCGGCACCCCTGCCACCGAGCCGCGTACCGCGCCGGTGCTGGAGACCGCCGATTTCGTCAGCGCCTGGGGCGAGTGA
- a CDS encoding AraC family transcriptional regulator: protein MTAGPILSLRHYRHDLIAHSHEHPQLVFGLGGRLDFEVQGRGAQVDRQGLMVVPAGAHHACGSPSGSHCLVLDVPGEHWLHEQLGNHADASRRLLDRPGALSLDNRQQQLVDWLASSPVDDPLIARQGAVLLLASLNAQSTCPTLRRLPYAAFDAHIEQHAAHPLQVADLARLAGLSNARLHARFVSECGITPMDYIRQRRLLKARRLLKQSGLPIGEIAAQVGYSSQSAFSAAVLRDFGCSPMALRREPDDN, encoded by the coding sequence ATGACCGCCGGCCCGATCCTTTCCCTTCGCCATTACCGTCACGACCTGATTGCCCACAGCCACGAGCACCCGCAGTTGGTGTTCGGCCTGGGCGGGCGCCTGGATTTCGAAGTCCAGGGCCGCGGCGCGCAAGTCGACCGGCAAGGTTTGATGGTGGTGCCGGCCGGTGCCCATCACGCCTGTGGCAGCCCCTCGGGCAGCCACTGCCTGGTGCTGGATGTCCCGGGCGAACACTGGCTACACGAGCAACTGGGCAACCATGCCGATGCCAGCCGCCGACTGCTCGACAGGCCTGGCGCCCTGAGCCTGGACAACCGCCAGCAGCAACTGGTCGACTGGCTCGCCAGCAGCCCGGTGGATGATCCGCTGATCGCCCGGCAGGGCGCGGTCCTGCTGCTGGCCAGCCTCAATGCGCAGAGCACCTGCCCTACCCTGCGGCGCCTGCCCTATGCCGCGTTCGATGCCCATATCGAGCAGCATGCCGCCCACCCATTGCAGGTCGCCGACTTGGCGCGCCTGGCCGGCCTGTCCAATGCCCGTTTGCATGCACGCTTCGTCAGCGAATGCGGCATCACGCCCATGGACTACATTCGCCAACGTCGTTTGCTCAAAGCCCGACGGTTGCTCAAGCAAAGCGGCTTGCCGATCGGCGAAATCGCCGCCCAGGTCGGCTACAGCTCCCAGAGTGCCTTTTCGGCAGCCGTCCTACGGGACTTTGGCTGCTCGCCGATGGCCTTGCGCCGCGAGCCTGACGACAACTGA
- a CDS encoding DUF962 domain-containing protein, with protein MHSTTQFRSFAEFYPYYLGEHSNPTCRRLHFVGTSLVIALLAYTIASGKWLLLLAVPLAGYGFAWVGHFFFEKNRPATFSYPLYSLIGDFAMFRDILRGKVSL; from the coding sequence ATGCATTCAACCACGCAGTTTCGCAGTTTTGCCGAGTTCTACCCGTACTACCTGGGCGAACACAGCAACCCCACCTGCCGTCGGCTGCACTTCGTCGGCACCAGCCTGGTCATCGCGCTGCTCGCCTACACCATCGCCAGCGGCAAGTGGCTGCTGCTGTTGGCCGTGCCGCTCGCAGGCTACGGCTTTGCCTGGGTTGGCCACTTCTTCTTCGAGAAGAACCGCCCCGCCACCTTTTCCTATCCGCTGTACAGCCTGATCGGCGACTTCGCCATGTTCCGCGACATCCTGCGCGGTAAGGTCAGCCTGTAG
- a CDS encoding SelT/SelW/SelH family protein — translation MPKAKPEIVITYCTQCQWLLRAAWLAQELLSTFADDLGRVALEPGTGGVFRITCDGKQLWERKADGGFPEAKVLKQRVRDQIDPQRDLGHNDR, via the coding sequence ATGCCCAAGGCCAAGCCCGAAATCGTCATCACGTATTGCACCCAGTGCCAGTGGCTGCTGCGGGCTGCCTGGCTGGCCCAGGAACTGCTCAGCACCTTCGCCGACGACCTGGGCCGCGTGGCCCTGGAGCCGGGCACCGGTGGGGTGTTCCGCATCACCTGCGACGGCAAGCAGCTCTGGGAGCGCAAGGCCGATGGCGGCTTCCCCGAGGCCAAGGTGCTCAAGCAACGGGTTCGCGACCAGATCGACCCACAGCGCGACCTTGGCCACAACGATCGCTGA
- a CDS encoding TrkH family potassium uptake protein, producing MALPTLRIIGFIIGIFLITLAVSMVVPMTTLVVFERTGDMPSFLWSSLITFVAGLALVVQGRPEHVHLRPRDMYLLTVSSWLVVCVFAALPFLLTQHISYTDAFFESMSGITATGATVLSGLDNMSPGILMWRSMLHWLGGIGFIGMAVAILPLLRIGGMRLFQTESSDRSEKVMPRSHMVAKSIVLVYIGITLVGSLAFWWAGMRPFDAINHAMSAISTGGFSTSDQSLAKWDIPAVHWVAVVVMILGSVPFTLYVATLRGNRKALFRDQQVQGLLGLLVTTWLVLGTWYWATTDLHWLDALRHVALNVTSVVTTTGFALGDYSLWGNFSLMLFFYLGFIGGCSGSTAGGIKIFRFQVAYILLKASLNQLIHPRAVIKQKYNGHRLDEEIVRSILTFSFFFAITICVIALLLSLLGVDWMTALTGAAGTVSGVGPGLGEVIGPSGNYATLPDAAKWILAGGMLLGRLEIITVLVLCMPAFWRH from the coding sequence ATGGCGTTGCCGACCTTAAGGATCATTGGTTTCATCATCGGCATCTTCCTGATCACCCTGGCCGTCAGCATGGTCGTGCCCATGACGACGCTGGTCGTCTTCGAGCGTACCGGCGACATGCCGTCGTTCCTCTGGTCGAGCCTGATCACCTTCGTCGCTGGCCTGGCCCTGGTCGTCCAGGGGCGGCCGGAGCATGTGCACCTGCGCCCCCGTGACATGTACCTGCTGACCGTCAGCAGTTGGCTGGTGGTGTGCGTGTTCGCCGCCCTGCCGTTCCTGCTGACCCAGCACATCAGCTACACCGACGCGTTCTTCGAAAGCATGTCCGGCATCACCGCCACCGGTGCCACGGTACTCAGCGGGCTGGACAACATGTCCCCGGGCATCCTCATGTGGCGCTCGATGCTGCACTGGCTCGGCGGCATCGGCTTCATCGGCATGGCAGTGGCGATCCTGCCGCTGCTGCGCATCGGTGGTATGCGCCTGTTCCAGACCGAATCCTCGGACCGTTCGGAAAAGGTCATGCCGCGCTCGCACATGGTCGCCAAGTCGATCGTGCTGGTGTACATCGGCATCACCCTGGTCGGCAGCCTGGCCTTCTGGTGGGCTGGCATGCGCCCGTTCGACGCTATCAACCATGCCATGTCGGCGATTTCCACGGGCGGGTTCTCCACCTCCGACCAGTCCCTGGCCAAGTGGGACATCCCGGCGGTGCACTGGGTCGCTGTGGTGGTGATGATCCTCGGCAGCGTCCCCTTCACCCTGTACGTGGCAACGCTGCGCGGCAACCGCAAGGCGCTGTTCCGCGACCAGCAGGTGCAGGGCCTGCTCGGCCTGCTGGTGACCACCTGGCTGGTGCTGGGCACCTGGTACTGGGCCACCACCGACCTGCACTGGCTCGACGCCTTGCGTCACGTGGCGCTGAACGTCACCTCGGTGGTCACCACCACCGGCTTCGCCCTGGGCGACTACAGCCTGTGGGGCAATTTCTCGTTGATGCTGTTCTTCTACCTGGGTTTCATCGGCGGCTGCTCCGGCTCGACCGCCGGCGGCATCAAGATCTTCCGTTTCCAGGTGGCCTATATCCTGCTCAAGGCCAGCCTCAACCAGCTGATCCACCCCCGTGCGGTGATCAAGCAGAAGTACAACGGCCACCGCCTCGACGAAGAAATCGTGCGTTCGATCCTGACGTTCTCGTTCTTCTTCGCCATCACCATCTGCGTCATTGCCCTGCTGCTGTCGTTGCTGGGCGTGGACTGGATGACGGCCCTCACCGGCGCGGCCGGTACCGTATCGGGCGTAGGCCCTGGCCTGGGCGAGGTGATCGGCCCATCGGGCAACTATGCGACCCTGCCGGATGCGGCCAAGTGGATCCTGGCCGGCGGCATGCTGCTGGGGCGGCTGGAGATCATCACGGTGCTGGTGTTGTGCATGCCGGCGTTCTGGCGTCACTGA
- a CDS encoding patatin-like phospholipase family protein, protein MCRLLFCLLLTLTSFATLAAETARPKVGLVLSGGAARGLAHIGVLKALEEQGVHIDAIAGTSMGAVVGGLYASGYSVEELEKLATTLDWQQALSDAPPRKDVPFRRKQDDRDFLVKQKLSFRDDGSLGLPLGVIQGQNLSLLLESKLAHTADTRDFDKLPIPFRAVATDIASGEKVVFRRGHLPQVIRASMSIPAVFAPVELDGRLLVDGGMVDNIPLDVARDMGVDLAIVVDIGSPLRDRKQLATVVDVLNQSITLMTRRNSEEQLASLHQDDILIQPPLAAFGVTDFGRAQDMIDAGYRATRALDTRLAGLRHAEGDSGLAVARSPRQRRPVITAIKVENDSKVSDDVIRYYIRQPLGEPLELDRLQTDMGTLYGLDYFDRVQYRVVHKGDDNTLVINARGKRGGTDYLRLGLNLSDDMRGDSAFNLGASYRVNGINQLGAEWLTRAQIGDQQELYSEFYQPLDVGSRYFIAPYLDLGSQNIEATLDNDPVAEYRLERYGFGLNLGRQIGTYGEVRLGVGKAWGEAEVRIGDQDLPKVSFNEGFYELKYSFDTFDNVYFPHSGEDIGLTLRKYDKSLDSDHDYRQWQFKLDKAFSSGPNSWVLGGRYGRTLDDTEVVTSSFVFGGARQLSGFRQDSVSGQNISLMRMVYYRRLTPRAYLPLDFPLYLGGSLERGRAWNNDNEFDSGYINAASIFLGLETPLGPLNISYGANSEHQKAVYLNLGHTF, encoded by the coding sequence ATGTGCCGCCTGCTGTTCTGCCTTTTACTGACGCTCACCTCCTTCGCCACCCTGGCCGCCGAGACGGCCAGGCCCAAGGTCGGCCTGGTGTTGTCCGGTGGCGCAGCCCGGGGCCTGGCCCATATCGGCGTGCTCAAGGCCCTGGAAGAACAAGGGGTGCACATCGATGCCATCGCCGGCACCAGCATGGGGGCGGTGGTCGGCGGGCTGTATGCCTCCGGCTACAGTGTCGAGGAATTGGAGAAACTCGCCACCACCCTCGACTGGCAACAGGCGCTCTCCGACGCCCCACCGCGCAAGGACGTCCCCTTCCGGCGCAAGCAGGACGACCGCGATTTCCTGGTCAAGCAGAAGCTGAGCTTTCGCGACGATGGCAGCCTTGGCCTGCCGCTGGGCGTGATCCAGGGCCAGAACCTGTCCTTGCTGCTGGAAAGCAAGCTGGCCCATACCGCCGACACCCGCGACTTCGACAAGCTGCCGATCCCCTTCCGCGCCGTGGCCACTGATATCGCCAGCGGCGAGAAGGTGGTGTTCCGCCGGGGCCACCTGCCCCAGGTGATCCGCGCCAGTATGTCGATCCCGGCGGTGTTCGCCCCGGTCGAGCTGGACGGCCGCCTGCTGGTGGACGGTGGCATGGTCGACAATATCCCGCTGGACGTTGCCCGGGACATGGGCGTGGACCTGGCCATCGTGGTCGACATCGGCAGCCCGCTGCGTGACCGCAAGCAACTGGCCACGGTGGTCGATGTCCTCAACCAGTCGATCACCCTGATGACCCGGCGCAATTCCGAGGAGCAACTGGCCAGCCTGCATCAGGACGACATCCTCATCCAACCGCCCCTGGCAGCCTTCGGCGTGACCGACTTTGGCCGTGCCCAGGACATGATCGATGCTGGCTACCGCGCCACCCGAGCCCTCGACACCCGCCTGGCCGGCTTGCGCCATGCCGAAGGCGACAGCGGCCTGGCCGTGGCTCGCTCGCCGCGTCAGCGCCGGCCGGTGATCACCGCGATCAAGGTGGAGAACGACTCGAAGGTCAGTGATGACGTGATCCGCTACTACATCCGCCAACCCCTGGGCGAACCCTTGGAGCTGGACCGCCTGCAGACCGACATGGGCACCCTTTATGGCCTGGACTACTTCGACCGGGTGCAGTACCGGGTGGTGCACAAGGGCGACGACAATACCCTGGTGATCAATGCCCGTGGCAAACGCGGCGGCACCGACTACCTGCGCCTGGGCCTGAACCTGTCGGACGACATGCGCGGCGACAGCGCCTTCAACCTCGGCGCCAGCTACCGAGTCAACGGCATCAACCAGCTGGGCGCCGAATGGCTGACCCGCGCCCAGATCGGTGACCAACAGGAGCTCTACAGCGAGTTCTACCAGCCACTGGACGTAGGCTCGCGCTATTTCATCGCGCCCTACCTGGACCTCGGCTCGCAGAACATCGAGGCCACCCTGGACAATGACCCGGTGGCCGAATACCGCCTGGAGCGCTACGGCTTCGGCCTGAATCTGGGCCGGCAGATCGGCACCTATGGCGAAGTCCGCCTGGGTGTGGGCAAGGCGTGGGGTGAAGCCGAGGTACGCATCGGCGACCAGGACCTGCCCAAGGTCAGCTTCAATGAAGGTTTCTACGAACTGAAGTATTCCTTCGACACCTTCGACAACGTGTACTTTCCCCACAGCGGCGAGGACATCGGCCTGACCCTACGCAAGTACGACAAGTCGCTGGACTCGGACCACGACTACCGCCAATGGCAGTTCAAGCTCGACAAGGCCTTCAGCAGCGGGCCCAATTCCTGGGTCCTGGGGGGGCGCTACGGGCGCACGCTGGACGATACGGAAGTGGTGACGTCAAGCTTCGTGTTCGGCGGCGCCCGGCAGTTGTCGGGCTTTCGCCAGGACTCGGTCTCGGGCCAGAACATCAGCCTGATGCGCATGGTCTACTACCGCCGCCTGACACCGCGCGCCTACCTGCCCCTGGATTTCCCGCTGTACCTGGGCGGCTCGTTGGAGCGGGGTCGGGCGTGGAACAACGACAATGAGTTCGACAGTGGGTATATCAACGCGGCGAGCATCTTCCTGGGCCTGGAAACGCCGCTTGGGCCGTTGAATATCAGCTACGGGGCCAACAGCGAGCACCAGAAGGCGGTATACCTGAACCTGGGCCATACCTTCTGA
- a CDS encoding AraC family transcriptional regulator, whose product MSERTTSASWASGIVKALELEGLDCRAMFKQLGLDFAALDDPDARFTQDSMTRLWQLAVDLSGNEAIGLNMARVVRPASFHVVGYALMSSRTLAEGFERLVRYQRIIAESADLSLRLDPEGYTLGLTVHGDHLPPTRHSGEASLACALSLCTWLSGRPIQPRRVLIQGPQPKNVEPYKVAFHAPLVFGAPYDALVFERADMEAPLPTANEAMAVLHDRFAGEYLARFSESRVTHRVRQVLCRVLPQGEPKRETLAQALHLSQRTLQRRLQEEGTSFQTLLDDTRRELAEQYLAQPGMTLLETAYLLGFADPSNFYRAFRRWFDVTPSEYRARLEAAPVSDARTPACTTPAP is encoded by the coding sequence ATGAGCGAAAGAACCACGTCGGCCAGCTGGGCATCAGGGATCGTCAAGGCGCTGGAACTGGAAGGCCTCGATTGTCGGGCCATGTTCAAACAGCTCGGGCTGGACTTCGCCGCCCTGGACGACCCCGACGCGCGCTTCACCCAGGACTCCATGACCCGGCTCTGGCAGTTGGCGGTGGACCTTTCCGGCAACGAGGCCATCGGCCTGAACATGGCACGGGTCGTGCGACCGGCCTCCTTCCATGTGGTCGGCTATGCATTGATGTCCAGCCGCACCCTGGCCGAAGGTTTCGAGCGTCTGGTGCGCTACCAGCGGATCATCGCTGAGAGTGCCGACCTGAGCCTTCGCCTGGACCCGGAGGGCTATACCCTGGGCCTGACGGTCCATGGCGACCACCTGCCGCCGACGCGGCACAGTGGCGAGGCCTCGCTGGCCTGCGCATTGTCACTATGCACCTGGCTCAGCGGCCGGCCGATCCAGCCCCGGCGCGTGCTGATCCAGGGGCCGCAGCCGAAGAACGTGGAACCGTACAAGGTTGCCTTCCATGCTCCGTTGGTATTCGGCGCGCCATATGATGCGCTGGTGTTCGAGCGTGCCGACATGGAAGCACCGCTGCCCACCGCCAACGAGGCCATGGCCGTGCTGCACGATCGTTTCGCGGGGGAGTACCTGGCACGCTTCTCGGAAAGCCGGGTGACCCATCGAGTACGCCAGGTGCTGTGCCGTGTTCTGCCCCAGGGCGAGCCCAAGCGCGAGACACTCGCCCAGGCCCTGCATCTTTCCCAGCGCACTCTCCAGCGTCGGCTGCAGGAAGAGGGGACGAGTTTCCAGACCTTGCTGGACGATACCCGCCGGGAGCTGGCCGAGCAGTACCTGGCCCAGCCGGGCATGACCTTGCTCGAGACCGCCTACCTGCTCGGTTTTGCCGACCCGAGCAATTTCTACCGGGCGTTCCGCCGCTGGTTCGATGTCACGCCCAGCGAATACCGGGCGCGCCTGGAGGCTGCGCCGGTCAGTGACGCCAGAACGCCGGCATGCACAACACCAGCACCGTGA
- a CDS encoding UDP-2,3-diacylglucosamine diphosphatase, whose protein sequence is MTHVELARPSRKQRVRTLWISDVHLGTRDCQAEHLAHFLKRYHADRIYLVGDIIDGWKLRGGIYWPQAHTNVIRRLLTLSKRGTEVIYVTGNHDEFLRRYSRLILGNIHLVDEAEHLTADGRRLLVIHGDQFDVITRYHRWLAFLGDRAYEFTLVLNRWLNHWRARYGYGYWSLSAYLKHKVKGAVNFISDFEDAIAHECTRRGFHGVVCGHIHHAEIRRVGEVEYFNCGDWVESCTALIEHWDGQIELYRLADAQAHEAERPARVREPV, encoded by the coding sequence ATGACCCATGTAGAACTCGCCCGCCCGTCACGCAAGCAGCGCGTGCGCACCCTGTGGATTTCCGACGTGCACCTGGGGACCCGGGACTGCCAGGCCGAGCACCTGGCGCACTTTCTCAAGCGCTACCATGCCGACCGCATCTACCTGGTCGGCGACATCATCGACGGCTGGAAGCTGCGCGGTGGGATCTACTGGCCCCAGGCCCATACCAACGTCATCCGCCGCCTGCTCACCTTGAGCAAACGCGGTACCGAAGTGATCTATGTCACCGGCAACCATGACGAATTCCTGCGCCGCTATTCCCGGTTGATCCTGGGCAATATCCACCTGGTGGACGAGGCCGAGCACCTGACCGCCGATGGCCGGCGGCTATTGGTCATCCACGGCGACCAGTTCGACGTGATCACCCGCTACCACCGATGGTTGGCGTTCCTGGGCGACCGTGCCTACGAATTCACCCTTGTGCTCAACCGTTGGCTCAACCACTGGCGCGCCCGCTACGGCTATGGCTACTGGTCGCTGTCGGCGTACCTCAAGCACAAGGTCAAGGGCGCGGTGAACTTCATCAGCGACTTCGAAGACGCCATCGCCCATGAATGCACCCGGCGTGGTTTTCATGGCGTGGTCTGCGGGCATATCCACCATGCCGAGATCCGCCGGGTGGGCGAGGTCGAGTATTTCAACTGCGGCGATTGGGTGGAGTCCTGCACCGCACTGATCGAGCACTGGGACGGGCAGATCGAGCTCTATCGCCTGGCCGACGCCCAGGCGCACGAGGCCGAGCGGCCAGCGAGGGTGCGCGAGCCGGTCTAA
- a CDS encoding DMT family transporter, giving the protein MNHRTALGALHIGALFFGLTGVFGKLATSASPTIIVFGRAAFAVLALALFASLARQGWQRLQAQDLRRLLLGGVLLAGHWVTFFIAVKVGGVAIATLGFASFPAFTVILEGLLFRERIRRNEAVLVLLVSIGLVLVTPAFDLASEATGGLLWALLSGLLFSLLSLTNRAGSGRLPAVQAALWQNLVVALCLLPVAAPGLGEVTPMDWLWIALLGIFCTGIAHSLFVASLSVIKARTAAVVFGMEPVYGIAVAWVVFAETPTLRMLAGGALIIFAIVLSSRMAAEQPPRQRPVAEGT; this is encoded by the coding sequence ATGAACCACCGCACCGCCCTCGGCGCCTTGCACATCGGCGCCCTTTTCTTTGGCCTCACTGGGGTCTTCGGTAAGCTGGCTACCAGCGCCAGCCCTACGATCATCGTGTTCGGCCGCGCGGCCTTCGCCGTACTCGCCCTGGCGCTGTTCGCCAGCCTGGCACGCCAGGGCTGGCAGCGCCTGCAGGCCCAGGACCTGCGCCGCCTGTTGCTCGGCGGCGTGTTGCTGGCCGGCCACTGGGTGACCTTCTTCATCGCCGTCAAGGTCGGCGGCGTGGCTATCGCCACCTTGGGTTTCGCCAGCTTCCCGGCGTTCACGGTGATCCTCGAGGGTCTGCTGTTCCGTGAGCGCATCCGCCGTAACGAAGCCGTGCTGGTGCTGCTGGTGAGCATCGGCCTGGTGCTGGTCACGCCCGCCTTCGACCTGGCCAGCGAGGCCACCGGCGGGCTGCTCTGGGCCTTGCTCTCCGGCCTGCTGTTCTCATTGCTGTCGCTGACCAACCGGGCCGGCTCCGGGCGCCTGCCGGCCGTGCAGGCCGCCTTGTGGCAAAACCTGGTGGTCGCTCTGTGCCTGCTGCCGGTGGCCGCGCCGGGGCTTGGCGAGGTGACACCCATGGACTGGCTGTGGATCGCCCTGCTGGGCATTTTCTGTACCGGCATCGCCCATAGCCTGTTCGTCGCCAGCCTGTCGGTGATCAAGGCGCGCACGGCAGCGGTGGTGTTCGGCATGGAGCCGGTCTATGGCATCGCCGTGGCCTGGGTGGTGTTCGCCGAAACACCGACCCTGCGCATGCTGGCGGGCGGCGCGCTGATCATCTTCGCCATCGTGCTGTCCAGCCGCATGGCCGCCGAGCAGCCGCCCCGGCAGCGCCCCGTGGCCGAGGGCACCTGA